From the genome of Etheostoma cragini isolate CJK2018 chromosome 23, CSU_Ecrag_1.0, whole genome shotgun sequence:
ATGAGCCAAAATGTCTATTATGCACAGACAACACAGAAGCATGTATATGGAAACATTTGTAGCACAATTACATCCCTGTTAggttaaaatatacatttcgCTGATAGCACCTACTTTGTTTCAACTTTAAGAACTCTTGAATCCTGAGAAGCCTTAAAAGGTACAATGTGAAGCAATTCACATGTATTGATCATTTTGTATTGGCAATGTATAAACGGATTGTAATGTAACTTAAAAACTGAGACCTTCCCCAACTTTTGGGGTTTTCTAGCCTGTGAAATTCGTAGGATGTGATGTTTATGCACGCTCCCAAATACCCTGATTCTCTTTAGCTCCCATACAGCGCCAACATTGTGCTACATTACCTAACATTAGCTTAGAAATGGAGGTCAACAAACGACTGGCACCCACAACACAGAATCCAAAACAAAGTCCACGTAGGCACAACATTTCTTTTGTGACCGACATTGCGGAAAATAAAAGGTTAACAATGGCAGGGCCTTTTGATTCATGGAGATACCTTTGTTTGGTTTTTGGGATCAAAACGGACCCTGAGCTGGCTTTCTTCCCATTGGACTGGTATACTAACATTATTGCAAAGCTTGTGAAATATATTGTAATAGTGTAGCTTTAGCTAGCTAATGAAAGCTTGCTTGCTAATGAGGAAAAATTGCTAGATAGCTAACATAGCAAGATATTGAATGGAGTGGATAACATCAGCCAATTCTTTCAGACTGATCTGGCGGGTATATTGGCTAGCTTGCTGTTTGTAAGTAATTTTATGCATTTTAGCATGTCTTATTAATAACAAGGAATTTCTGAAAATTCTACATAGTGCCTTATAGTGATAAAATCCTCAGTATTCCTAGAtaatatgatgaaaaaaaaaaatgtctaaatgccACCATGGTGGAATTTGTATGACTTGTTGTTTTGAAAACAGCATATAATTGActtaaaagaaacaacacaaattgTGCATTTTTGTCTCATCTCTAAGTAATGTTTGgtaatggagtctggtggaaaGAGTGTCTCTGCAGCCTGGTAAAATTATCTACATATAAACAGTCAAGTTGCGAGATAATTAAtgagaaaaagacatttcatcCACTATTGTATGCTGTGATTCTGATCCGTGcgttagtcttttcttttccatctctcACCTGTACTCTCCAAATGTCCCATCATCCTCCTTCATAGGCTGGATCTCTGGGTCTTGGTGAGcatcttctttctctttcactgtagatttaaaaagaagataattgtgttttaatatttccATGTGAATAGGTCTgaaattacagtaatgtgtgcATTACCTGGGTATTTGCCACCCTTGTTCCTTTTGATGAAACACACTATGAGAAGCACCAAGATGAGGAGAGCGATGGCACACATCAGTCCAATAAACCAGCCCTGGGTGGCAATGTCTACCTGTCGGTTAGGTACAgctagacacacacatgcacagaaaggAGAAGGGAAAGATGGAGACCAACAGTTACCATGACTGTCAGTCCAAATCTCAATCCAGGCTGTTAAAATGATGGAATCGTTTTTCTTCATGCTGAGCAACACTGAGATTAAAATAGGCTGTAAACACAGAAATTTAATTTTCAAGTGGATTAATATGCAATGAttgtttaaacacacaaaaaactaaacagtaaaacaatggACATCTTAGTGATGATTTTAAGTGACATGCATCAGACCGACCGTTGATAGCAACTTCTGACATATTAGTACACTAAACTAGAAAACTAACTACCTTACATTCATGTCTGAATGTAGCATTGTATGTCTGATAATGAGATAGTGCTACAACAGAAAAGAGATGagaaaaatgagacaaacaagaaacacaaagaccGTCTATCCTGAGGCATGCCGCCTCACCTGGCACCGCAACCAACACTTCGTCTGTGCTGTGAACCGTCGGGTCAGCTGGGTCTCTAGCTACCACTCGCACCTTATAGGATGTCCCCGGCTTTAAACCTTTTATCATATGCCAGTGTGAACCATTTACCAACTCCCTTTTCCAGTCCTCTTTACCTGGAATTGTTGAAGTggatggagaggaaaagaatAGAATAATAGTAGAATAATTATTGGATGGTATTTAAACATCTGTTTGATGGTTATACATCAAATTGATTCAATTCTATAAAAAAGCCAATCAATACATGCACCCATGTTCTGAGATGACTGCAAATACAAAGCAAAGCCTTACTGTTTTCTACAACATATTCCACATATACATTCTTATGGTGTCCAAAGTAATCCCAACTGATCACTGCACCGTCCTCCAACATGGACGTGTTAACTTTGCCAAACGCAGGGCCTACAGGCGGCACTGCGcacacaagagaaaaaaaagacatcaaggGCTTTAATTCCAGAGTGTACAAATTTCACAAAGTCCTTGCAATGAAATAAAGCCTTTCCAATACTGGTCATAAACTCATAAGGAGCAAGtagaaataacattaaaaagaaataaacaacacacattgtGTTAGTCTTTAGGATAAAGCTGGTGCCTATAAACAAAACCAGAAAGAAATACTTCAGCTACTGTAACTTGGGCTGCCAAATTCAAGtcaagaattaaaaagaaactccATGTCTGTTTGAGTTTTAGGTTAAAAAAGTACAACTGATCGGGGCCTCAATTTACAAGCATTTGGCTGTTGGCCATCTGTCCGAACTCAGTTTAAGAAAAATATCCCTCTATACAAAACAATATATGGCCACACCGTTTTTATTATATGACAAAAGTACTTTGAGCACAGTGTCAGATCCTGCCACAACATAGAATGAGGTCAGttaaaaacaagtcaaacaaaAGTCAGGTAAGAAAATTTCCCATTAATAGAActgttattttaaagatttgttttttcagagatggaacatatttttttccagGGCAGATAATAAGTGAAGATTTTTCAGGGGTTAGAAGGAGATACAGGGAGTGCTTGTACCCTTGTGAAACGGGGGGTGCGGAGACTGAGTGATGGGGGAGGTTGGGTGAGGGGGCTCTGAAGGGCCTGAAAGAACATGGAAAAGAGTGAGACAACACGCATACATAACAAAGTAGACAGCATACAGGGAACAGCAGGCCACTGTTTTGCAGAAAAACTTATTAAAAACTAACTAACatgcttatttaaaaacatgttacaaCATCTCTCAAATCCAAGATTTAGGGAGGAGTTACGCACCTGGTTCACCAtccaaacaaatgaaataacagCACTTCAGCATgcatattttcaaaatgaaattctagtcatttatatacacacacacacacacacacacacacacacacacacaaaaaacgtttttttagcATCAGCCGGTATATAAAGTATACGTTAGTACTGGACTGAAACATTCACAAGCATCATGCGTAAaacttcaaatgaaaatgtgttcaaTTGAAGAGGGCAAATACAAGAGGTAAAGACAGCAAGCACAGCTAATTCTAAAAACCAGTACTTTAACTTATGTTGCAGTAAGTGCGACCTATTCTCCCAGAACAGGACACAAGCATGGTTTCCTTGCAGACACAATGGAAGTCATTTAATCCTATTTATTCACTTTCACATTCTAAGACATGCTAATTTTGCAACATGCAGGGATAATTTAACCAAAGACAATTTCTATGCGAAGCTATTGTTCCATTTCTAATATCTGATGATATGAATAACATGCAGGTGCTTCCAGTGGCAAACTTGGGTTACCTTTGCCCATCTCTACAGTGGGCTTAGTTCGAGCTttagacagaagaaaaaagaaaaagagatagaGGGGATATAAATTGTGGAATCCAGTAGGACCTCATGTGTGTGCACTTAAGCTCACAGGAAGGCCTAATATCTGTCAGAGCACTGTGATTCTGACCCTTGCACTACTTATATGTTATATAAAAGGACTttgtccttttcctctttttctgcttGTAATTAGCTACACAGATAAAGCTAAGTGGCTAAAATAACTCACTTGTGTCCATGGCTGTGAAGGCTTCCTCTGTGATGATGGGGCCAGAGCCCTTTATTGTCTTTGCACTCATGTAAAACTTGTAGAGCATGCTAGAGTTCAGGTTGCCCAGGGTAATGGTGGTCTCGTTGGCAAGGAAGTTGATTACCTTGACAGGCCCCAGTTCATTGGTGGTGTtgactgcagagacagagtTAAGGAGTGATATGAGGAAAGTGAAAGGAATGCACAATGTGGTTTTCCATTTGCAGAAATTACGCATAATACTGAGTAGAACACAACAGCCAACACAACAGGCAACAGACAGGTGTGTCAGGCAGCTGGTAAGCCTACCCGGTTGGTATTTTAGTGTGTATCCAGCGAGGCGTCCATTGTTGTTCATTGGTGGGCCCCATTCCAGAGTGAGAGAGTCCAAACCAGGGTTTATGACATTCAGAAAAGAAGGAGGCCCTGGGactgaaaacaaaaccagaacCACAGTCATGGTCGGGACATTGCACAGGACCATTCATGGGTATTTATAGTGTAAGAACATGAGAGGGTTGTTGTGTAGCAGAACATGGACCTTTATGATTGTTAGGGGATTTTCACATTGTTGCTAGGGTGTACCATGAGGTTTCACACAGAATAAGGGTGTAACTCAAGGCTTGTAAGGGTTTCCAGGTAGTTTTAGGGAATTACAAGGAGGTTGGTATGGCATTCAATTGCAAGGGTGTAGCGTCAGGTTTGCTAGGTCGTTTGGGATTTCTATCGACACTCTTGGTGGTTGCTAGGGTAGGTAACTGTGCTGATTCTGTGTGGTTTTCAACAAGTACTGGAAGGTTGTTGTCACATGCAGTAAGTAGTACTAATAATGCAAGTTATAGCAACCATAGTATTAATAGTAGGTATCAAAAGACAGATACAGTACAATAGATGTTCTTATGTATTCAAAAACTGGTTTAGTGCAATTGTGGTCATCATTTCATATTTGGAGGTAGTTTCAAGAAAAGATATGCACAATGCTTTAGGCCTGCAGAACAACCACATCAACCAACGTCAGCCATACACACCTCCTTCAGGTGTCTCAAATGTCTTGCTGGGGCTAGCAGGCCCTTCTCCTTTGATATTAAGGACTCTGACGGTGAGGTTGTAGAGGCTGTAAGGCTGGAGGCCTGGTAGACGCCCCTCGCTACGATTCCCACTAAACGTCAAAAcctgctcctgctgctctgtgtcctcctgtgtctcATGCAAGCCACGAATGCGTCGGAAGTATACCTAGAGGAAACACACCAGGAGGTCATTCTTGTATTAACCTGTTGTGCACTTTAagtcaaatgtgtttattagcTTATTTTCAGTGCAGTTTGGAAGCACATCTTGCACTAATACTGTGCAAATACTTAAGATTTATAAAGGTCTGAGCTAAATATTTTGAGATTGAATTTAATATATGCTGTCATTTCATTCTGACTTCACAGTGCAGCAGTATTGAGGGGCGACTGGAATTTTGGATAAAACACTGTTTCAGTTTGGTGGTAGATTGTGACAATGACCAGTTTATCTGGAGGGGTTTTCACTTGCAACTTAAAGTGAGACTTATTTAAAGCCACtttataaaactaaattacCTGAACATAAGCCATAGTTACTGAAGTACACCTGGCTTGAATGGCAATAACATTCACAGTTTAACAGTGTGTTGTTGGTTGTATTTATAGCTCATATTAGATTGCCTTGTGGTTtggactttatttttgatttctgTGCTGGGGGAGCAACATACTGAAAGGCTGGCCAATATATGTCTATGCCTAAATTGGGTAATTGATCATGTCGGTGCAGTGAACATATTGTCAAAGCTTTTTGCTCattctgtatatatacactgaaTGGGTGCTGTTAGCTGAAATTCAGGGATTGAATACATGgcaaaatgttaaatacattAGTGTTGCTGGGTAATTGTTTCAGAATTAGTGTGTGAGTGCAAAAGCTATAACATGCAAGGGTTTTAACCTTATTGTGTGGGCTTGAGTTTTGTCACCAGTAGCCCCACCTGCTACAACCAAAGACATGCTGTAGAAATAACCATTTATCAATCAATACCTTGTATCCTTGTAGTTTTCCTCTAACTGATTGTAAAGAAACAGGCTCCCAGTGTACTTCCGCGAGTGTGCTGTTGTGAACCATGACCTGCACACTATCAGGAGCAGACAACGGCACTGCAGAGACATATGAAAGAAAAGCAGTTTAGATCTAGTTTGAAGTCACTAGACTTATAATGAATAGTAGGATAATAAGAAATATAAACTGGCATCTACCCAAACCGCTGCACAAGTTTATCAAACATGTAAACGGATCAATGGTCAAAAGTGGTAACTGAACTTTCAATCTTACCCATGAGAAACAAAATGGCAACCAATGTTGACTGAACCCTCCAAAAAAGATTTTCATATTAACACTGAATCTAATGATAATTGTCAGGTGGCGCTAGACAAATTATGTCTTTTATTGATGactaaacaaaagaaaaacatgtttgcattaaaaaaaactctgaaaggTATATTACAATAGTCTCACTATTTGTGAGGCTGGGTCGGGTCAGAGGGTAGAGCAGGTACGCATATCTTtcgaggtttatgcctcaacgcaGATGTCTAGGGATCAAATCCGACCTGTAATGACTTTTAGgcatgtcttcccctttctctctcctcactctcacctagctgtcctatcaaataaacgCAGAAAAGTcccaaaataattaaaaaaaaataacataaaaaaatctgttcactTACAGTCTTCTCCAGAGTATCCAATCACTACTTCAGGCTCTGGGCCGCTGCCATAATCGTTTATAGCTTGAACCTTGATCTCGTAGGGCACGTACGTTGGAGTTCCAGACACAATAAACTGGGAAACGTTAGCCACAGTCTTTGAGGACCAATCCTCCTCAACATCCTTTTGTCTCCATAGCACTTTGTACTCCAGACCGGGTCCGTTAGCCAGAAATCCTGTCAGCGGCTGTACAGAgattgtatttattcatttctgtgagttgctgaaaaaaaacacttaaaatattctATCTTAACTTCTATCTTTAATTGCATACATAATAACAATCTGAAAGGATAGCTTACTGTCCAAGAGATAACCAAGTTGCCAGGCTGTGTTCCTACACCCTGAACATCTGATGGATTTTCATCAGGAGCTGGAAAAAACAAGGACATTGATGGTtcaatctgatgtttttttttagcatttaaaatattgcatacatttttttgtggaaggTGACCATGTTAATCACCTGAAGGGTTAGTCCTGTATTGGCTTGACGGCTGGCTGGGCCGGCTGTAGCCAACGCCATTCAGAGCCAGGACTCTGAAGGAGTAGTAGACATAAGGAGAGAGGTTTAACTGCACTGTGGTGCTAGTACCAGGAGTATCGGTCAGGTTGATCCAAACTCCTGGCTGGTGGAGCAGATCCTCATATTGGATCAGAAACTCTAgggaagatggaaaaaaaaaaaagatcaaagtgTAGACACTGCcacaaagaaatatatatttttgtatatatattctATGTATATTAAGCTGGGGTAGCTCATTGCTCATCATGCTAACTACCAAATTCCTGTCCTGTTTAATCCCACAAAACTACAATTGCTGCTTGCCGAAACATAAACTAAATCTGCACAATGAAGGATTCTgacttttcaaatgtgaaaatgctAAAAAGTGTAGTGTAGTTTGATACATTGAACATTTCATACTCTGTGTAGGGCTGTTGTGTTCATCTCCGGGGGTCCAGGTGAGCTGAACGCTCCTCTCTGCCTGGTCAGTTATTTCCAGGTCTGTCGGAGGGTCAGGATTCCCTGCAAACACAAGgaccacaaaaaaatgaaaagtctcTCTCTGCTATTTGATTACAGCAAGTCATTGCTACTGTTTTGAAGGAAACTTTTGACACTGAAAACAGAGTTCTACAATGCCCGTGGAATAAAAGTAAACTAACAAGAGTTGGACTGTAGACCAACATGCCGCCGTTCATTTAATAGAACATCTGCATTCAATACACAGCAGGCAGTTTGTAACATTATTAAGAAAACCATGtttcttaatgttttatttgaaagtgCAGTATTATTTTGTGCAATTAAACATTTTGAGATtgtgcacacccacacaggtgttttacTTCTTACTGATTTTACCTCTGCAGTCAATTACATTGAGCACAAACACCTGAGAAGGGTCTCAATCAGGCAGGTCAAGTAAAAACACCTGTATGGTTGAACAGTGCATGCAGAGGCAGTGTTTTTCACAATACAATCAAATTATAAAATCCTTACCccatataaaacaaaattaaataaacagaaaatggtacaatatgaaatatgaaacgAGCAAGAAGAACAGccaacataaaataaacactgcggtgaaatgaaatgttttacaaacaGAACTTGACCATAGTAATTTAAAAATCCTAATCTGGGCACATTGTTTACCGTAGACAATAGGTGGAGTAGGAGTTGGCTCTGAGACAGCAAGAAgcaaaagtaaagtacaagagGAAATGTTAGTGACAGATATTAGAAACAGCAGAAAAGCAGGGAAAATACTGTGGTATTGTGACAATAAGAACTGATACCTGCTATTTCTGAAAGTTGAAAGTGGTGAAATAATGGTTTCAGTGTACTTCAATACTGCTATTTCCATATAAATCATAAGGCAtggcagctttatttatatagcacatttcagcatcaaggcaattcaaagtgctttccataaaatattaaacagcagttaaaacattcattaaagagaatataaaaacagctaaaatagaatgagacatgttaaaatgcaagaataaacagtgcagtgtaagaaattaaCTGTTTTACTTGATGCAGCAAAAAATAGAAACGTCACACCCTTTGGACAGAAAGCATACATCTCCCAGACAACCTGAGAGATCTGAAGGGTTCATAATGTCGCAttagatcagaaatgtattttggccctaaaccaatTAGTGCTTAAGAAACCATCAATcgtaatttcaattcaattctttGAGCGACAGGAAGCCAATGTAAAGAACTCAGAAATGGATTGTGATCCACTTTCTTGGTCGTAGTGAGGACTCAAGGAGCAGCTGCAATCGGCTGCAGCTGTCTAATGATTTTTTTGGGAGACCTGTAAATACACTATTACAGTAGTGTagtctactgaagataaaagcacAGATATGTTTTTCCAAAGCCTGCTGTGACATTAAGTCATTTAACCCTTGATTTATTGTTAAAGTGATAGTAATGTAGGTtcactttgtaattgtcttattCTGGCTGTTAAAAtgcaggtctgagtccatgactacaccaacaTTTCTGGCTTTTTCCGTTGTGTTTAACATTGCCCATTGAACCCGACTGCTGACTTTTAATCATTCCTCTTTGGCTCCAAAAACCAATACCTcagttttgtctttctttaattcaaggaagttctggcacatccaatCGTTGATTTGTTCAAGGcatttagtgtttgttttggaCCATATTCCCCTGGTGATATGGTtatctaaatgtgtgtgtcgtcTGCGTAATTATGGtcatttattgtgttgttttccataattgGGCAGCGGAAGCATGTAGATGATAAACAGAataggccccagaatggagccttggcaAACCTTGCATGTCATATTTGTCTGCTCAGATATGTAATTACCTATAGACGTAAACTAGCCTCTGTTATTTAAGTAGGACTCAAATCAGTTTAGTACTGTGCCAGAAAGTCCAAACCTGTTTTCCAATCGGTGTAGTAACGTGTTGTGGTTGACcatgtcaaatgcagcactgagatcaagtaatattTTGAGTGAAGATTTTTCATTGAAGACTTTAAGAGCAGTCTAATTGCTGTGGCAGAAGACCtgactgaaagacatcagaACAGCTGATTTCCTATGGGCCTGTGATTGCTCATTAGAGACACACCAAActtgctctttttattttaaaattgattacAGAAGTTTTTAGGACCTGTGGTAAGATATCagaaagaagagatgtgtttaCAATCTGTTAAAGATCTGAAGCCAAACACTTTGCAACATTTTGGAAGAAGGCTATTGACAGAATATCAAGGAAGCAGATTCCAGATGTTGCATAATTTCCTTCAGTGGGTGATTACATAAAAAGTGTGTCATGGtactttaactgtttttgtgtggacACAGGGACCAACGCATATCCTGTACATGGAATGGAGCCACTGACTGCAAGcaggacagaaaagaaaacagattttttcctttgtgttgacTCTAAACCAATACTATATGTTGATGGTTCATTTATCTGTTTcattacaattctttttttttttttttatatgaattcACTGTGTGTGATTTCCACACAATCCCTGTTACATCTGGTAACCCGTTGCTTATGAAATACCCTGGAAAGCACTGGGAACATACCTACGACAGTCAGCATAGCGCTGGCTGAGTCCTGGTCCAGGGTGGTGTTCTGAATGCAGGTGTAGGTGCCCTCATCTTCATCTGTCACATCTCTGATGGTCAAACTGTCCCCGTCCACATCAAACCTGATGAGGATGATtcgtttatttttattttctccaagtTGTATCACTGTTTTTTCACGGTGCAAAATTGTTTCActtgttaaaatgtcattaattatCTATTATAGGTCTTTGTACCTCTCATCATCAGGGAGCTCTCCATTATCCTTGAGCCAGATCACAGTGGGAATGAGGGATGGGTCATGTTTGACTTTACACTCAAACACAGCGCTCATTCCTCTCTGTACATCCTTGTACTCTGGCTGTTTCAGGATACGGGTGGGCTCTGgacaatggagaaaaaaaagaatttataCTAATAAATAACACAGCTTGACCTAATGGTTATGTAGGCCTAAAATATAATCTATGTATGAGCTATTATAGTATTTAACAGGATAAGTGTTTATATCTATATCTGACCTTTAACCTCCAGGTAGACGTGGTTCTCCTTGAGCCCTAGGTTGTTGGAGGCGATGCAGGTGTACTTCCCACTGTGTAATGGCTGGGCCACGTGAATCTCCAATGTACCATTCTCATGGATTACATAAGGGTCACCATTCTTAACACTGGTCTGGCTGTCTTTGAACCTTCACGAAACCGCAAAAGAATTGTGTTTAAGTGTTTGACGGTGTTGTGCAGAAAAACTGGGGAGGCAATGGCTAAATGAACAAGACTTTGAATGTCACTGGCGTTACCTATGCAAACCTGGTCTGAATCTTACCATGTAATGGTTGGTATTGGTGAGCCAAAGGAGGCACAGTGAAGTAATGCAGGGTTGTTGGTGATGACCTGGTACACTCCGTTGGGTGGAGTAAGCACCCTTGGTGCCTCGGCTATGGAAAGAAGCCCAACATTATATGAATCAATATAATCTTCCctcttgctcacacacacacacacacacacacaaataaacaagcaCACACCGTGGgctgtatgtcaaaaatgtatgaCCAACTTATATATCTAAATTCATATTTACAAATAATAGATGAACTTACCAAGAACGTTGACAAAAGCGTTTGCCAACAGGTAACCAAATTCATTGGATGCGTTACACTGGTAGACAGCACTGGACCCAGTTTTCACAAAGCTAAGAATCACAGTGTCATCATCCACCTTCCGACTGTGGTCCTCAGGTGCGTCTATTACAAGGCAACAGACAGAAATAGTGGTCaatagaaagaaacaaaaaaaagaaggtttttcAACTGTACTATTAAAGTTTTGTCAACGTAGAAACGACTCATAACAATCCTGGTGCATTATGTTATACAATAGAGAATACCatgcagtaaaaaaacactGGGATTGGGACTTTAATTCCCACTACA
Proteins encoded in this window:
- the nrcama gene encoding neuronal cell adhesion molecule a isoform X4 — translated: MTHPTMDKNRKWVPGFGAMLLILLSHTTSALEVPLDPKVLEGLPQPPTITLQSPKDYIFDPRENIVIHCEAKGKPHPSFSWTRNGTHFDVEKDSKVLMKPGSGTLVIDISGEKAEAYEGTYQCTAHNEHGTAVSNNIVIRQSRSPLWSKERNEAIVVQMGVSLVLQCRPPAGLPPPVIFWMDNNFQRLPLDKRVSQALNGDLYFSNVLPEDNRNDYICYARFPHTQTIQQKQPISVTVLDMEAMNETVAALYNVTDFYSDSPEGERRPGFMTPLGITSTKMVLRGETLELECIADGLPTPEISWQKDGGELPSSRMSFYNFKKTLKVSDVNEADAGDYRCTATNKLGTAQHVIKVSVKAAPFWVSAPRNLILAPNETGILTCRVNGEPKPKISWFVNGVPIENAPEDHSRKVDDDTVILSFVKTGSSAVYQCNASNEFGYLLANAFVNVLAEAPRVLTPPNGVYQVITNNPALLHCASFGSPIPTITWFKDSQTSVKNGDPYVIHENGTLEIHVAQPLHSGKYTCIASNNLGLKENHVYLEVKEPTRILKQPEYKDVQRGMSAVFECKVKHDPSLIPTVIWLKDNGELPDDERFDVDGDSLTIRDVTDEDEGTYTCIQNTTLDQDSASAMLTVVGNPDPPTDLEITDQAERSVQLTWTPGDEHNSPTQKFLIQYEDLLHQPGVWINLTDTPGTSTTVQLNLSPYVYYSFRVLALNGVGYSRPSQPSSQYRTNPSAPDENPSDVQGVGTQPGNLVISWTPLTGFLANGPGLEYKVLWRQKDVEEDWSSKTVANVSQFIVSGTPTYVPYEIKVQAINDYGSGPEPEVVIGYSGEDLPLSAPDSVQVMVHNSTLAEVHWEPVSLQSVRGKLQGYKVYFRRIRGLHETQEDTEQQEQVLTFSGNRSEGRLPGLQPYSLYNLTVRVLNIKGEGPASPSKTFETPEGVPGPPSFLNVINPGLDSLTLEWGPPMNNNGRLAGYTLKYQPVNTTNELGPVKVINFLANETTITLGNLNSSMLYKFYMSAKTIKGSGPIITEEAFTAMDTTRTKPTVEMGKGPSEPPHPTSPITQSPHPPFHKVPPVGPAFGKVNTSMLEDGAVISWDYFGHHKNVYVEYVVENSKEDWKRELVNGSHWHMIKGLKPGTSYKVRVVARDPADPTVHSTDEVLVAVPAVPNRQVDIATQGWFIGLMCAIALLILVLLIVCFIKRNKGGKYPVKEKEDAHQDPEIQPMKEDDGTFGEYRSMESDTEDHKPLKGSRTPSNGTVRRDESDDSLVDYGEGGDGQFNEDGSFIGQYSGKKEKDTHEGNESSEAPSPVNAMNSFV
- the nrcama gene encoding neuronal cell adhesion molecule a isoform X7 — protein: MTHPTMDKNRKWVPGFGAMLLILLSHTTSALEVPLDPKVLEGLPQPPTITLQSPKDYIFDPRENIVIHCEAKGKPHPSFSWTRNGTHFDVEKDSKVLMKPGSGTLVIDISGEKAEAYEGTYQCTAHNEHGTAVSNNIVIRQSRSPLWSKERNEAIVVQMGVSLVLQCRPPAGLPPPVIFWMDNNFQRLPLDKRVSQALNGDLYFSNVLPEDNRNDYICYARFPHTQTIQQKQPISVTVLDNSPEGERRPGFMTPLGITSTKMVLRGETLELECIADGLPTPEISWQKDGGELPSSRMSFYNFKKTLKVSDVNEADAGDYRCTATNKLGTAQHVIKVSVKAAPFWVSAPRNLILAPNETGILTCRVNGEPKPKISWFVNGVPIENAPEDHSRKVDDDTVILSFVKTGSSAVYQCNASNEFGYLLANAFVNVLAEAPRVLTPPNGVYQVITNNPALLHCASFGSPIPTITWFKDSQTSVKNGDPYVIHENGTLEIHVAQPLHSGKYTCIASNNLGLKENHVYLEVKEPTRILKQPEYKDVQRGMSAVFECKVKHDPSLIPTVIWLKDNGELPDDERFDVDGDSLTIRDVTDEDEGTYTCIQNTTLDQDSASAMLTVVEPTPTPPIVYGNPDPPTDLEITDQAERSVQLTWTPGDEHNSPTQKFLIQYEDLLHQPGVWINLTDTPGTSTTVQLNLSPYVYYSFRVLALNGVGYSRPSQPSSQYRTNPSAPDENPSDVQGVGTQPGNLVISWTPLTGFLANGPGLEYKVLWRQKDVEEDWSSKTVANVSQFIVSGTPTYVPYEIKVQAINDYGSGPEPEVVIGYSGEDLPLSAPDSVQVMVHNSTLAEVHWEPVSLQSVRGKLQGYKVYFRRIRGLHETQEDTEQQEQVLTFSGNRSEGRLPGLQPYSLYNLTVRVLNIKGEGPASPSKTFETPEGVPGPPSFLNVINPGLDSLTLEWGPPMNNNGRLAGYTLKYQPVNTTNELGPVKVINFLANETTITLGNLNSSMLYKFYMSAKTIKGSGPIITEEAFTAMDTTRTKPTVEMGKGPSEPPHPTSPITQSPHPPFHKVPPVGPAFGKVNTSMLEDGAVISWDYFGHHKNVYVEYVVENSKEDWKRELVNGSHWHMIKGLKPGTSYKVRVVARDPADPTVHSTDEVLVAVPAVPNRQVDIATQGWFIGLMCAIALLILVLLIVCFIKRNKGGKYPVKEKEDAHQDPEIQPMKEDDGTFGEYRSMESDTEDHKPLKGSRTPSNGTVRRDESDDSLVDYGEGGDGQFNEDGSFIGQYSGKKEKDTHEGNESSEAPSPVNAMNSFV